The Chryseobacterium nakagawai genome has a segment encoding these proteins:
- a CDS encoding transketolase family protein has protein sequence MKYTYTEKKDTRSGFGAGLAELADKNPNVVALCADLIGSLKMEKFIEKAPERFIQVGIAEANMMGIAAGLSITGKIPFTGTFANFSTSRVYDQIRQSIAYSGKNVKICASHAGLTLGEDGATHQVLEDIGMMKMLPGMTVINPCDYNQTKAATLAIADFEGPVYLRFGRPTVPVFIPEDMPFEIGKGIMLQEGTDVTIVATGHLVWESLVAADELEKEGISCEVINIHTIKPLDEEIILKSVEKTGKIVTAEEHNYLGGLGESVAGMLARKRPTRQEFVAVNDTFGESATPAELMKKYKIDAEAVKEAVKRILAN, from the coding sequence ATGAAATATACATATACAGAAAAAAAGGACACACGTTCAGGATTCGGAGCCGGATTAGCTGAGCTTGCTGACAAAAACCCTAATGTAGTAGCACTTTGTGCAGACCTTATCGGATCTTTGAAAATGGAGAAGTTCATTGAGAAGGCTCCTGAAAGATTTATTCAGGTAGGTATTGCAGAAGCTAACATGATGGGTATTGCTGCAGGTCTTAGTATCACAGGGAAAATTCCTTTCACAGGAACTTTCGCAAACTTCTCTACTTCAAGAGTATATGACCAAATTCGTCAATCTATTGCTTACTCCGGGAAAAATGTAAAAATCTGTGCATCTCACGCAGGTCTTACGCTAGGAGAAGATGGAGCTACTCACCAGGTATTGGAAGATATCGGGATGATGAAAATGCTTCCGGGAATGACTGTAATCAACCCATGTGACTACAACCAGACAAAAGCAGCTACTCTTGCTATTGCTGATTTTGAAGGTCCTGTATATTTAAGATTTGGTAGACCTACTGTTCCTGTATTCATCCCTGAAGATATGCCTTTCGAAATCGGAAAAGGAATTATGCTTCAGGAAGGTACCGATGTAACGATTGTTGCAACAGGTCACCTTGTATGGGAATCTCTTGTAGCTGCTGACGAACTTGAAAAAGAAGGTATTTCTTGTGAGGTAATCAATATCCACACCATTAAGCCTCTTGACGAAGAAATCATCTTAAAATCTGTTGAAAAAACAGGTAAGATTGTAACTGCTGAAGAACATAACTATCTTGGTGGTTTAGGTGAATCTGTTGCGGGAATGCTTGCAAGAAAAAGACCTACAAGACAGGAATTTGTTGCGGTAAACGATACTTTCGGAGAGTCTGCAACACCTGCTGAATTGATGAAGAAGTATAAGATTGATGCTGAAGCTGTAAAAGAAGCTGTAAAGAGAATTTTGGCTAACTAA
- a CDS encoding Lrp/AsnC family transcriptional regulator, which translates to MNYQLDEIDKKILDFLVENTRMPFTEIAKQMDVSAGTIHVRVKKMEDAGIILGSSLNIDYGKLDYHFTAFIGILLTKSNRTQEVLKELSTIPNVIEASVISGKYNIFCKVRAKNTDDAKRIIYQIDDIQDVMRTESMISMEEFLSDKNRLINAISI; encoded by the coding sequence ATGAACTATCAACTGGACGAAATAGACAAGAAGATTCTTGATTTCTTAGTAGAAAACACAAGAATGCCTTTTACAGAGATTGCTAAGCAGATGGACGTTTCTGCTGGAACAATTCACGTAAGAGTGAAAAAGATGGAAGATGCAGGTATTATTTTGGGATCATCTCTAAACATCGATTATGGTAAGCTGGACTATCATTTTACAGCTTTCATCGGAATCCTTTTGACAAAATCAAACCGTACTCAGGAAGTATTGAAAGAGTTGTCAACTATTCCTAACGTAATCGAGGCTAGCGTTATTTCTGGAAAATATAATATTTTCTGTAAAGTAAGAGCTAAGAATACGGATGATGCTAAGAGAATTATCTATCAGATTGACGACATTCAGGACGTAATGAGAACTGAAAGTATGATTTCTATGGAAGAATTCCTAAGTGATAAAAATAGACTGATCAACGCGATCTCTATTTAA
- a CDS encoding transketolase, whose product MMSKSIEELKSLTTQIRRDILRMVHAVNSGHPGGSLGCTEYFTALYGKVMNYHLPFTMEGKNEDHFYLSNGHISPVFYSTLARFNFFPVEELKTFRKLDSRLQGHPTTHEGLPGIRIASGSLGQGLSVALGAALGKKMDGDQSLVYTLHGDGELQEGQIWEALMFAAAKKVDNIISTIDYNGRQIDGDTDDVLSLGNLHAKLEAFGWIVLEEKNGNDLEAVIGILERAKAETGKGKPVAIMLHTEMGSGVDYMMGSHAWHGKAPNDEQLETAFKQLYLEAPADY is encoded by the coding sequence ATAATGAGTAAAAGTATCGAAGAGTTGAAATCTCTTACTACACAGATCAGAAGAGACATTTTAAGAATGGTTCACGCTGTAAATTCAGGACACCCGGGAGGGAGCTTGGGCTGTACAGAGTACTTTACAGCACTTTACGGAAAGGTAATGAACTATCATCTTCCTTTTACGATGGAAGGCAAAAATGAAGATCATTTTTATTTATCTAACGGACACATTTCTCCTGTCTTCTACTCTACTTTGGCAAGATTCAATTTCTTCCCGGTAGAAGAATTAAAGACTTTCAGAAAACTGGATTCAAGATTACAGGGGCACCCAACTACTCACGAAGGTCTTCCAGGAATCAGAATTGCTTCAGGTTCTTTAGGACAAGGTCTTTCTGTAGCGTTAGGAGCTGCTCTAGGTAAAAAAATGGACGGAGATCAGTCTCTTGTTTACACTCTTCACGGGGATGGTGAACTTCAGGAAGGTCAGATCTGGGAAGCACTGATGTTTGCTGCTGCTAAAAAAGTAGATAACATTATTTCTACTATCGACTACAACGGACGTCAGATTGACGGTGATACAGATGATGTATTAAGCCTTGGAAATCTTCATGCTAAACTTGAAGCTTTCGGTTGGATCGTTTTAGAAGAAAAGAACGGTAATGATCTTGAAGCTGTCATCGGTATTCTTGAAAGAGCAAAAGCTGAAACTGGAAAAGGAAAACCTGTAGCGATCATGCTTCATACAGAAATGGGTTCTGGAGTAGATTACATGATGGGATCTCACGCTTGGCATGGTAAAGCTCCTAATGATGAGCAATTGGAAACGGCATTCAAACAATTGTATTTAGAAGCTCCTGCTGACTACTAA
- the gwsG gene encoding grasp-with-spasm system ATP-grasp peptide maturase, producing the protein MILIISQNNEITTTEVIRYLVIMKKKFIRINEDEIFEIRTQKKRIFLQSLNNHFFLDEINSVWYRRGRLNFKRLKYTNVSINLDMNETQHWLEDYVRMTLESKKHINKESTCHINKLIVLEKAKELGFEVPEYFLAENTDEVEINQMIVKTIGGNVILDEIKKDSGGFMYTSIVEKHEKNDFFITFFQEKIEKDFEIRTFYLDGKCWSMAIFSQNDKQTEIDFRKYNNKKPNRNVPYQLPKSIEEKIHLLMQFLDLNCGSIDFIKKENKFYFLEINPIGQFLGLSNTCNYQLERKIAEYL; encoded by the coding sequence ATGATATTGATCATTTCCCAGAATAATGAAATTACCACAACTGAAGTTATCCGGTATCTGGTTATTATGAAGAAAAAATTTATTCGTATTAATGAAGATGAGATATTTGAAATCAGAACACAAAAAAAAAGGATATTCTTACAAAGTCTCAACAATCATTTTTTTCTCGACGAAATTAACAGCGTATGGTATAGAAGAGGTAGATTAAATTTTAAACGCTTAAAGTATACTAATGTTTCAATAAACCTTGATATGAACGAAACACAGCACTGGCTCGAAGATTATGTTAGAATGACTCTTGAATCAAAAAAACATATAAACAAAGAAAGTACATGCCACATTAACAAACTTATTGTGCTTGAAAAAGCCAAGGAGTTAGGTTTTGAGGTTCCTGAATATTTTCTCGCTGAAAATACCGATGAAGTAGAGATTAATCAAATGATAGTAAAAACTATAGGTGGTAATGTAATCTTGGATGAAATAAAAAAAGATTCCGGCGGTTTTATGTATACCTCAATTGTAGAAAAACATGAAAAAAATGATTTTTTTATTACTTTTTTTCAGGAAAAAATTGAAAAAGATTTTGAAATCAGAACTTTTTATCTGGATGGAAAATGTTGGTCCATGGCTATCTTCTCACAAAATGACAAACAAACAGAAATAGATTTTCGAAAGTATAATAATAAAAAGCCTAATAGAAATGTTCCATATCAGCTTCCCAAATCCATTGAAGAAAAAATCCACCTGTTGATGCAATTCTTAGATCTCAACTGCGGTTCAATAGACTTTATCAAAAAAGAAAACAAATTTTATTTTCTGGAAATAAATCCCATAGGGCAATTTTTAGGATTATCAAATACTTGTAACTACCAATTAGAAAGAAAAATAGCTGAATACTTATGA
- a CDS encoding grasp-with-spasm system A modified peptide, whose protein sequence is MKKLIGMKRNFSSLENKKLSNSKIIFGGGTNVRTTSETGPNGNPGNTGDTKMYNDGQHVATLEID, encoded by the coding sequence ATGAAAAAATTAATTGGAATGAAGAGAAATTTCTCTTCTTTGGAAAACAAAAAGTTGAGTAATTCAAAAATTATTTTTGGAGGAGGAACAAATGTGAGAACCACTTCAGAAACTGGACCAAATGGAAATCCTGGTAATACTGGTGATACGAAAATGTATAATGACGGGCAGCACGTTGCAACATTAGAAATAGATTAA
- the gwsS gene encoding grasp-with-spasm system SPASM domain peptide maturase: MKYFNLFSNILITKGANRILISDLQRNSSELYPLEFYDLIQELSTFSIEKILSKYEKSSKIIIHQYLDILLEKEYGFITLNGWDKNFPALSHDYNDCNTLSNIFIELKNISVLSKIKSSVENLDVKYITIFYREKISINDFLKIESIFDNSSLVGIEIYALYHNNIDKDYIQYISQRVKRIYNIVFYHCPHSPFRVKDEFKFTVHFTKEYLKISSCGKVDMKYFNTNLTKVLEAINHNSCLHKKISIDIEGNIKNCPLMPESFGKIKNTSLEEALAQPGFRKYWNITKDSIEGCKDCEFRYICTDCRAYTERSHYTSENTDISKPLKCGYNPYTNEWKEWSKNPLKQKAISYYELQKVK, from the coding sequence ATGAAATATTTCAACTTATTTAGTAATATCCTGATTACAAAAGGAGCCAATAGAATACTGATCTCAGACCTCCAGAGAAATTCTTCAGAATTATACCCTCTGGAATTTTATGATCTCATACAAGAATTGAGCACATTTTCCATAGAAAAAATACTTTCAAAATATGAGAAAAGCTCTAAGATAATTATCCATCAATACCTAGACATTCTACTGGAAAAAGAATATGGCTTTATTACTCTAAATGGTTGGGATAAGAACTTTCCAGCACTTTCGCATGATTACAATGACTGTAATACCCTCTCCAACATTTTTATCGAACTCAAAAACATTTCCGTTCTTAGCAAAATAAAATCTTCTGTAGAAAATTTAGATGTGAAATATATTACGATCTTTTACAGAGAAAAAATTTCTATTAATGATTTTCTGAAAATTGAAAGTATATTTGATAATTCTTCTTTGGTTGGAATTGAAATATACGCTCTGTATCATAACAATATTGATAAAGACTACATTCAATATATCAGTCAAAGAGTTAAAAGAATCTACAATATTGTTTTTTACCATTGTCCTCACTCCCCCTTCAGAGTAAAAGACGAGTTTAAATTTACCGTGCATTTCACTAAAGAATACCTAAAAATATCCTCTTGTGGAAAGGTAGATATGAAATATTTCAATACCAATCTTACTAAAGTTCTGGAAGCCATTAATCACAACTCTTGTCTGCATAAAAAGATCAGCATAGATATTGAAGGCAACATTAAGAACTGCCCTTTAATGCCGGAAAGCTTTGGAAAGATTAAAAACACCAGTCTTGAGGAAGCTTTAGCTCAACCAGGATTCAGGAAATACTGGAATATTACTAAAGACAGCATAGAAGGCTGTAAAGACTGCGAATTCAGGTACATCTGTACAGATTGTAGGGCTTATACTGAACGATCACATTATACTTCAGAAAACACAGATATATCAAAACCTTTAAAATGCGGCTATAATCCTTATACTAATGAATGGAAAGAATGGAGTAAAAACCCACTGAAGCAGAAGGCTATCTCCTATTATGAACTCCAGAAAGTAAAATAG